From the genome of Chionomys nivalis chromosome 9, mChiNiv1.1, whole genome shotgun sequence:
TGAGCTGGCAAGAAGCAGGTGGGCTGTCTTGGGGTGGGTCTTCTTGGACCCAGGGGATGGCAGGACCCTGGCGACAGCTACTCACTTGAGCTTAAGTTCCCTGGTGAGCTCGTTCTGCGTCTGCTCCAGCTCCTGGCGCTCCTTGATGTGTTCTTCTTGCAGGTCATGGATCTCAGCCTTCACAGCCTGGAGCTTGGAAAAGAGCTGGAGCCAGGGGGACACAGATGAGGAAAGGCTGTGCAAAGAAGGTGCACCCTCCCTCAGGGCCCCCGGCACCTCCACCTCCTACCTTTTTGAGCTTTTTGGTCTTGATGTCTACCTCCTGCTGCAACGAggtgtaagtctcttttagttcCAAGGTCTCCTCATCTCGACTTTCCATTTGCTGCTGGATTTCTCTTTCTCGACGTTTCTGAGCGATACCACAAAATTCATCAGCTTTCCCTAGTGACCATGTCTACACAGTATGGGTCTGGATGCTCCCAGTCGGTCTCCGGCTAGCAGGGGCTGCCAGCTCCTCTCCGCTCCCTCTGAAGCTGCGCTCATACCACAGGTGTCAGCTCTGTGGCCTCAATCACGTCAGTCCACGCCTTCCTCCCCACGTAAGAACGCAAAGTTACCTGCTCTGCGATCTCCTGGCGCTTCTGCTCCAAGATCTTCTGCTGTTCATTTGTATGATCTACTATATTTTTTCCTCCAACAAGCAGCTTACTCTCCATGGCCTGAGTGAGAAACAAAGTAAAATCCATCCTGTGGTCTCCCCCAGAACAACACACCCCCTCACAGGAAGACTGGAAGGATACTCTCATGACTAAGCATGATGGTGCCTGCCTACggtcccaacattcaggaggctaaGGCTGGAGGATTataaattacaggccaatctgggctacatattgagatactgtaaaaaaaaaataaataaaaaacaaaaccactctcccaaaacaaacaaaaactactcTGGGGAAAAATACATGCACGCTGTCCAGAACAGGATGGGACTTCATTCTGATGACACTGAAGGTCTGGCTGTTTGAGATATTATGGCTTTCAgagtttgttagtttgtttctttgtttgttttttaaacaagtcCTTTATCGGTTGTTTATCCAGAACACTAATCCCACTCTAGAAACACTAAATCTATCTGGTGCGCTACAGACTAGAGATGTTTCTGTCAGCGAGGACCATAAGGCCCAGAGCCGCCGAGGGACACAGACAAATAAGCAGGCTTTAAGCAGATGGCATGGGGTGTTACTGTGAGGAAACTCTGAGAAGCTagtgggagagggaatgggagaggagTCAGGCTTTGGGGGAAGTTGGAGACAGCTTCCTGTCTGGAGGGACAGCTACACAAAAAGCTGAAGTAAGAATTTCCTAAGAATAAAAAGGGCTTTTGTTTGCAAGGGTAGAATAAGGAAGTTGACAAAACCAGTAGAGGTTAAAGCAAAAGCCTCAGaaccctgttaaaaaaaaactctgtttGATCCTGAGAGCCTCAAGGAGCACAAGTGCACAGGCAAACTGGGTTTTAAGATTGCAccccacagccgggcggtggtggcgcacgcctttaatcccagcactcgggaggcagaggcaggcggatctctgtgagttcgagaccagcctggtctacaagagctagttccaggacaggctccaaaaccacagagaaaccctgtcttgaaaaaccaaaaaaacaaaacaaagattgcACCCCACAGCGGGAGAAATTTCTGGAAGAGGGCATGCTGATGGAGTGCAGCAAGAGGCTACTATAcattgtgtgagtgtgagtgtgtgtgtgtatgtgtgtgtagcagtAGCTTGGTTGCAAAGGCCCTAATAatgatgtggtgtggtgtggtgtgtttatgtgtgtgtgtgtggtggtagcTAGGTTGCAAAGGCCCTGATGAGGTAAAAGCAAGAAGCCTTGGGACTGAGAAGATcacaaaaagagagggaggaagagaaagcgaGGACAACTCCTAGGAGTCTAGCTTCACTGAGGTAAGGAAGGTGGAAGGCTGTTCTGATGGCATCGGTCAACAGAAGGCCGTGGAGCCTGGGTGCCAGAAGGCAGCTACGGGCAGGCTGTACAGACTGAGAGCCGTCAGCGTGTAAATGAAGCTAAGCCAGGGGAATGAAAACCCAGAAACCAAAACCTCCTCTGCCTTGCTCTTAAGAAACTCTAGTTAGTTGGTCAGTGGtggcacgtctttaatctcagcactcaggaggcagaggtaggcggatctctgagttcgaaaccagtctgaaaaatcaaaaaaaaaaaaaaaggaaaagaaagaaatgaaactttAGCTGGGGTAAGGTGCATGGTGATgagacacctttaatctcagcactcatgaggcagagacagatttctgtgagtttaaggtcagcttgtTCTACATAGCGAACTccagagccagagctacacagtgagaccacaTTGCAGAaaggctggaggggaggggacggAGAGAACATGGATATATTttagagaagaaattaaaatttgtatAAGTTCAGTAAGAAAGAACCCATGGGCAGCCCTAGTCTGGGCACCCAAGGAAACAGTGCACTGTACTAGATTAAAGACGAGCTGAGGACTCTTCATACTCTAGAGTGCTGTCCAGCATCTGAGGAAACGCAGAGCAGGCGTCAGCACGCCAGCCCTTGGGCTAagacccccaccaccaccaatgaAGAGAACAGCACAGGGAAACTGGCGGGGGctgcgggggggtgggggggcagaacTAAGCAGCAGTAAACAACAGGGTGTCAGGCTAACATCCCACAAAGACTCTGTTCTACCTCACTACTATACAAAAGTTAGTCAAGATAATCACCACTATGGGTAGGATGAGGAGTAAAGTGGGTGCTTCAAAAGCTTCCCTCTAGACcctggctgtggtggcgcacgcctttaatcccagcctggtctattagagcgagttccaggatagccagggctccacagagacaccctgactcaaaaaacgaaaagaaaaaaaagattcactcTAGAAGCTAAGGGTGCCAGCAAGTCTCCTGGAGTCAGGCGCAAGAATGGTCACAGCAGAACACGGGGACGGCCCATCCGAGGGGAATGGAATGTCACAGAATATTCAGAACGGTAACAGTAATGGACATGACTAGAGGCTTCAGTCCGGGTTCTTAGGGACGATCGCTGGTAAATAAAAGCAAACGTGATAACACCTTAAGTAAATGCCCATGCGAAAATAGACAGATGCTACAGGAGACAAAAGCAAGGCAACAGCATCATTGGTTTGGAGGGGCGAGCACAGGAGCATCTAAGGAAATGGACACTGAGGCTGTGGTTCAACTGGTAGCGTGTTTGTCCCACGATGGCACATGCCCCTGCTCATTCTCGGCTAcgatcaagttcaaggccagcttgcactatgtgagaccctgcctttaaaaaagaaatgctgcggcccaggtggtggtggcgcacacctttaatcccagcactcgggaggcagaggcaggcagatctctgtgagtttgaggccggcctggtctacagagctagttccaggacaggctccaaagctacagagaaaccctgtctcgaaaaactaaaaaaaaaaagaaaaagaaatgctgcGCAAAGTGGTGTACACCTGTACACCTCTAATACTATATATATCAAGATACTGAttcaaaaatacaaacagaaacatcaaataatcaaaatgatacctactttttcaaagaaaaaaagagcgaTAAGAAAAGAGGGCTGTCCTACTCCTCACTGGAAGCAAGGATGCCTGGGTAGTTTTACTGCGGTTCTTCCTACAGTGCACATACATGGCAACTGTCATGAATGCAGTTtggttttaacttttattttgggTGTATGGAAAaacaaggtcttactctgtagctctggctgtcctagaacttactatatagGCCTCAcaagcaatccacctgcctctgcctcctggatggtGTTTGTCACTATGCCAGTCCTGTATGATTCTTCTGATCAAAGAAATGGCACTGAAAGGGAAGGGGCCTAGGGAAGGGCACAGTACCTTGATTTTGGCCCCCAGCATCTCAGCAGCATCCTTCTCCCGTCGCAGGtcctccatctttttttctttctccttcagcagcctcATCTTCTCCTCTGCAACCAAGCTGTGATCCTCTACAATGGCCCGCTTCTCAATCTCCAGTTTTTCTTGCTGTTCCCGCCAGTAATCATCCTTATCATCCCCTTCCTCCtcaccctcttctccctcctcctcctcctcctcttccccacccccaccactgccaccaccttcCCTCCGCTTCTCTCGCCTCTTCCTCCTGCCAATGGAACGTTTTTCCAGCTGGGCCTTGAGCCGAGCAATTTCTTCCTGGAATTCTCGAAGCAGAGCATCCTTTGGGTCCTCATTGACCCTTGGCTTGTTCTTAATGTTTTTGGCACGATTGGCATATCTCAGAGTGGTCAGGGTCTCTTCTACATTGTAAGAGGCAGGCCCCACATTGGCTACCATCACAGTTTTGGCATTGCCACCAAGGGAATCCTGGAGAAGCCTAGTCAGCTTTGAGTCTCTATATGGAATATGGGTGCTTTTGCCATCTACCAGGGCAGAGATAACATTACCCAAGGCTGAAAGGGACAGGTTGATTTTGGTCGCTTCCTTCAGTCTTTCCCCTTGAGCGCCAGTCTTGGCTTGCCGCTCACTGCCAGCAAGGTCTACAAGGTTCAGTTTTCCTACCCGGATGTGGTTTTCACCATCTAGGCCCACCTCGCTGCATTCGATCGTGATGACAAAGATTGCATGTGATCGTGAGCTGTGCTCGTTCATGTTGGTGGCACCGACAGATCGGTTCTGGTTCCCCACATTCATCACATGCTCTATCTCCTTCACACTTTTGGTGACAAAGGAAGACAGATCCTTCACGTACACGCCTGTATCGGGTCTTTCTTTGAGCTCCAGCCTTTTGGTTTGATCCTTTGAGAGCAAGTCTCGGATCTCTTCCTGATATATCTCTAAGTAAGAAGCCCTGACCAGGTACTGCTGATTCTGCGATCGAGAGATGTGGGTGAAGATGTGATCAAATGAGTTGGGGATGACCCCTCTTTTCTCAGGGTCACCACGGACTCCCTCCATGGTATAGGTTTTCCCAGTTCCTGTTTGTCCGTAGGCAAAAATTGTGCCATTGAAACCCTGTAGGACAGAGTCCACAAGTGGCCGGAACGTCTCGTCATAGAGTTCAAATTGCTTGGCATTCCAATCATAGACGGCATCGAAGGTGAAGGTCTTGGGCATCTCATGGGATGTGCCTTTGGGGTTCTTCACAGACACCTGCCCCAGCTTCACATCCACATCTACCACTTTGTCGTAGGATGCGGCCTTTTCTTTGCCATTCATGGGCCGACAGCGAACCACCACCCGGACTGACTCTGAGCTTTTTAACTTGGACATGATGAACTCTGACAGCTTAGCCTTGAGGACTATGAATCCAAATGGCTCAGGATGCTAAGGTCCTAGGGAAAAAACACAAGCAGTGAGCATGGTGCAGCTATCATCGGGGCTGCCTGACAGCAGTGGGTACAGCAGCCACCCTCACTTGCGAAGCTTCTGATAGCCGCATTTAAACATTTTAGTACACTGAGTATTTCTCCTCATGGGACCTTAAGCAGCTTCAATAGTAAACAACTCCAGTCCACTAATATTGATTCTTATCCACCCTCAATCAATATTTGACTTTATACCATAAGTGGAAACTCCAGAAGCtttttccttacttttttttttcttttcttttcttttttaagagaaagaggCTCAACCTTAtctcttaatcctcctgcctccatctccaagtgctaggattataagcatgaaATATCATAcctttgttttgtggttttgtgggtttttttttaaagatttcttttacttttaaattatgcatatatgtgctcTGTGTGGGGACGTGCACTAGtgcagatgcccatggaggccagaagaggatgcaaGATCCCCTGAAGCTGTAGTTAGAGATGGCTCTGAGTCTCCTGACaagggtgctggaactgaactccACTCTGCTGGGAGAGCACtaagtgttctcaaccactgagccatctctccagccctcactagaagtctttttttttaaaaaggctgggTGACCTTATATCCTATGAACTATTAAATCCCTAAGGGCAGCAACTTGAAAtgatcaaaattttaaatgtacaggggccagcaagatggctcccaCCAAACCTAAGGGTCTAAGTTCAGTCCccgggatccacatggtagaaggagagaattctaacatgttgtcctttgacctcaatACACTCTAAGACTTgtccatacatgcatacacacacagagaaataaataaaatgtaataaaattgctTCCACCCTTTCAATGCACAGACCTTTTGGCATAACAATCCTAAGGATTTATCCTACAGACGTGTCTCTCCTGGGTTATCTGTTGTGACACTGTGATAGCAAGAGAGTGGGGACAACTCTCTGGGTgctagtggtgcacacctttcatcccagcactcaggaggcagaaacaggtggatctctgtgagtacaagaccagcctggtctacagagttagttccaggatagccagggccacacagagaaaccctgtcttgaaaaaaaaatgaaaaaaataaaaaagaatgggaCAACTCCAGTTTCCATTGAGAGGTAtgattaaatacatacatacagggaaATCCAGcgtagttttttttgttgtttgtttgttttgttttgtttttcgaaacagggtttccctgtagctttagagcctgtcctgctagctcttgtagaccaggctggcctcgaactcacagagatccgcctgcttctgcctcctgagtgctgggattaaaggcgtgtgccaccaccactcggccaGGGTAGTTATTTTTAATCTAAACAAATTCATACCAAAATCTAATAGGTCAATAAGTGAAGCACAGTGTATGGTTTACACGGTGGGAGCTTACCAGGGGGCACAAGAGTGGACCCTAATGGAAAGTACGGACTGAGGGTTAGCTCAGCAACAGCACATGTTAGCAAACAAAGGTTTGgactcagtttccagcaccaaaataaacacacacgaAAGGCACACAAGAAAATGAACAGGTAAAGAGGtaaaggggggggaggggaaacatGGGCTCCAggcagcctacaggcctagcatttGAGAGGCCAGTCTGTGCTTCATAACAGGGCCTTGTTTCGAGTGGCTCAGGTGCCATGTAAGACTgtgagttctatccccagcaccacaaaagggTATGCATATAATGGGCTTGACAGGCACTTGGTGTCACACAGCCTCAACAGGGGAGCCACTGGGCCACAGGACTCACTGTGTACTGGCTTGCATGCCTGAATACCTTAGCTGATGCTGGGAATACTTCTCAATtctaagaatcaataaaaaaaatggtttatgcAAAATAAATTTGTGCTTGTAAGTGAAGATGTGGAATAGCACACTGCATTCAGCCATCAATTTAATACATTCTGAATGCAAGGAGGAAAAGggcaaaaaaatattttaaagaaaaagaaaaacagaagctcATTTGCTGCCAGgaaactcagaaggcagaatggGTGGCTGGATGTGTCTTTAGGAAAGACAAAGGACCAGATCAGAGCCAAGAGGGACACAGAGACCACAAGCTCCTGATAACCTCAGTGTGGGGAAAAAAACAGACAGAGGATTCAGGTTTAAAAATTAGTATTCAAAAGTCCttttatgcctgcaggccagaagagggcaccagaccccattacagatggttgtgagccactatgtggttgctgggaattgaactcaggacctttggaagagcaggcaaagctcttaacctctgagccatctctccagccccccaaaagcCCTTTTAGAGACAAACGTCACTCCCTAGccatttcccagccacctagtTTTGTCACCAGACAAAAATCATTAGATCTTTTCCTTCTATCTTTATTTTCAGTGTGTGGgtatttggcctgcatgtatgtctatgcatcacatgcatggagtgcctgcagcagccagaggcagcattggatcccctgggactgcagTTACTACTGATGATTGTGACTTCCCATATGggggctaggaattgaacccaggtcctctcaaagaacagtcagttctcttaaagccctgggtcatctctctagtcccattaTTAGATTTTCAACCTAATATTTTAACAATGTGATGTTATGCACAGCAATACACAATGGTTTGCATCTTGCTCTTTCTTACTACAACCTATCTCGAAGTTCATATCCTCAACAAATAGAGCAGCAGCATAATATCCCACTGTACAGATACATCATAACTTATTTAATCTCTGCTACAGGTGCACTTGTGTTGCTGGATGTGGcagtgcacaactgtaattcctgACTTTacccagctgaggcaggaggattataggCTTGAGGCCAGGCGGGCTCCATAGTAAGACCTGTCtcaatcaacaaacaaaacaatagagaGCTGTTTCTGATAGTCCACTGTGAAAAATCCAGGAAACAATCATTTCTTGTGTGGACAAATATATCTGAAAAAGTAAATCCTAAGAAGTTGAATTGCTGAATCAAAggatgcacacatctgtaactctagcatgCAGAAGAGCTGGAGTTACCCTACACAAAggatgcacacatctgtaactctagcatgCAGAAGAGCTGGAGTTACCCTACACAAAggatgcacacatctgtaactctagcatgCAGAAGAGCTGGAGTTACCCTACACAAAGGATgta
Proteins encoded in this window:
- the Kif3b gene encoding kinesin-like protein KIF3B, translating into MSKLKSSESVRVVVRCRPMNGKEKAASYDKVVDVDVKLGQVSVKNPKGTSHEMPKTFTFDAVYDWNAKQFELYDETFRPLVDSVLQGFNGTIFAYGQTGTGKTYTMEGVRGDPEKRGVIPNSFDHIFTHISRSQNQQYLVRASYLEIYQEEIRDLLSKDQTKRLELKERPDTGVYVKDLSSFVTKSVKEIEHVMNVGNQNRSVGATNMNEHSSRSHAIFVITIECSEVGLDGENHIRVGKLNLVDLAGSERQAKTGAQGERLKEATKINLSLSALGNVISALVDGKSTHIPYRDSKLTRLLQDSLGGNAKTVMVANVGPASYNVEETLTTLRYANRAKNIKNKPRVNEDPKDALLREFQEEIARLKAQLEKRSIGRRKRREKRREGGGSGGGGEEEEEEEGEEGEEEGDDKDDYWREQQEKLEIEKRAIVEDHSLVAEEKMRLLKEKEKKMEDLRREKDAAEMLGAKIKAMESKLLVGGKNIVDHTNEQQKILEQKRQEIAEQKRREREIQQQMESRDEETLELKETYTSLQQEVDIKTKKLKKLFSKLQAVKAEIHDLQEEHIKERQELEQTQNELTRELKLKHLIIENFIPLEEKNKIMNRSFFDDEEDHWKLHPLTRLGSQQMMKRPVSAVGYKRPLSQHARMSMMIRPEPRYRAENIMLLELDMPSRTTRDYEGPAISPKVQAALDAALQDEDEIQVDASSFESTANRKPKARPKSGRKSGSSSSSSGNPASQFYPQSRGLVPK